A stretch of DNA from Peromyscus eremicus chromosome 18, PerEre_H2_v1, whole genome shotgun sequence:
AATGCCAAAACGTTTGCTAGTCAAACTACCCAACCCAAATATGTGTAACTGCATCTGGGTGGTCTCTAGCCTTACTAACCATACATATAATATGTCTATGAATGTTTTTCTGACAACCAAAGGATTTGCCCTAAAATGTGCTTCTATACCAGTATTTCCAAAAACTGAATTCTTTGTGCAATTGACATATCATAACTGATCAGGAGAAGACATTTACCTTAGAATTACACATATTTCTAATAAGATTTGTACTGCGAGCTATTCTGCAGCAGAATGTTTTTATCAACCCATGATCTTTTCTTGTTGATGGATTTTATTCAGTCTTTGCAAACCAAATCTTCTCTATCATTCCTAGCTGGGTAACCTGAGAAATTGTTTAGAGTGAGGTTGCCTTTGGAAGCCTCTTCTTtaaatagagaaaatattttccaaagagTTCATGTGACCTTCAGTACTATAGATGACATGTTAGGCTTTCCAATGAAATCCTTGGTGTATTTGTGATTAAACTGTTTTTGTTTGATATTAATCATGATTATCTTTAACCGAAgccaaagccaaaataaacaagGCTGTGGGAGCAGAAAATTAAGACATAATAACTTGGTAAAGATAAGGACTTTGGGATTGAACCTAAATCTCTTTCCAGAGATTCATATGATGTCAAATATTAAATAATGAGTGGTTTTCTGTTATGCTATTATTGAAATAATTCATAGATATCAAATGTCAATAAGTCTCTCAAGCTAACTTTCATCATCCTATAGAATTGTGGAATTCTAAACCTCGACATTGGGGAAATTTGCTTATGTCAAATGATCTCAATTTTCTGCCAAACTCTTTCAtgaggtttttttgtgtgtgaggagGATAGAAATTTGGAGCTCTTAACAACTATTAAGAGAGGCAGGGGAAATCAGGATGCGGAAAAtcccttttaaaattatgaagaCATTCCTCTACTGTTCATACTCTCCCTTTGGAAATGTCCCCTTTCTTCATTGAGAGACCTTTCCTCTCATATTCCCATATGTAggtttaaaaaatgcttttaaatctCCATATGATTTTAAACATTATATATCTCACTGTCTGATCATCAGTAAAGAAACAAGAGCATGGTAGTCCCTTCCACAGAAGTCTCCATTCAGTTCCAAAAACTAATCAGATCTTTCAGAGATGATCCTCAGTCCTAGAGGATCCTGTCTGCAAAAAGAAAGTTATTTTGCAAGCCTAAATTCTGAGTCATTCTGTGGGATGAAATGCCCCTGCCATgtgcggagggggggggggggcgcggtaGTGCTGAGCAGACATGTTACTCTCTCCTCTCAAGGCTGCTAAATGCCCTTATATAGTCCTTTGATCTCTCCTGGGAGCCTTCGAATTCAAGCAGAGGCCAATGTCTTCCTCAGCTGTCTTGTCCACAGATTCCTCTTACAACTCTGGCAGGTACTAATGTGTTTACATAGGTGTGCCCAGCTCCCTCCCGAAGGAGCTGATAACAGCTCAAAATTGTTTAGCACATTGGGAAGTCATCTACAAGAAGCAAAAGCAGAgttcagcaggtagaggcagaagTGAGGAGAAacggttgtgtgtgtgtgtgtgtgtgtgtgtgtgtgtgtgtatacaagtgtcTTAAGTGTACacatgtgtctttgtgtctctctgtgtgttctttATATAAACCAAATATACATTTCCTATACTTCCCTTTTTAATTTCTccaatttgttttgtcttttgctaTAAGATTCACCCAAATCCCACACTTCCCCACATGAtctgtcctggaagagaacagcCAGGTCTTCTGAGTGGGGAGGGAGCCTTTCTCATCTCTCAGGAGtagactttcttctttctttgcagACTACCTCAGGTTTTTgatctccctctttttttttttttttagctgtggCTATGGCTTGAAAGTTTTGACTCATTTTTTATTCTTGTGCTCTGAGATCCTATTTTCAGCACTTGAGTCCCCTGAGCCCTCAACCCAGACCCTGATTCCCCTCAGCAGGACTCATTAAGCATCCAGCCGCTTGTGTTTTCCCCTGCTCCTTTAGTTCCACTCTGCCTGCTGCACTCTGGTAAATTTGTTTGGAGATCACCTTACCAAAGACAGCCGTAACCTCTGAGAACTTATGCTACTGACAGGGGCCCCTCAGTGACAGCGTCTTCCCAGGACAGGAGTCCAGAGAAAGACTCCAGTTTGTATGAGTTTCTGCTTGCAGTAGCTGAGGAAGCCCctgaaggctgagagagaatgaCTGTATGAAGCAAACAGGATCACCTCTCAGGGCTTGGTGACGTTTCTGAGGACAAGGAGACTGTTTGAAATCCTGTGTGGACAAGGGAAAATTAGCCAGCCCCAGAGTTAAAgtttaacttaaaaaaacaaaaaacaaaacaaaaaaaaaaaacaaaaaaaaaaaaaaaaagacaaaatctttTCTGGTACTGAGTGAATATGTGGAAATGGTGAAGATTAGTAAACCAGCCATGTCTGGCAGATTCAAGGCAGTAGCTAGTAGGTACATCCATGGAACACGGAGAGGCAGGGCAGAATCCCTGTCTTCCACTTCAACTGTAAGGACCAAATTTGCATCCAAATCACTAAGTTGTTTTAGTTATCTTAAATATGAgacaggggagggaaggaggaaggggaaggaaggaaagaagaggggaagaagaagtagggaggaggaggaggaagaggaggaggaggaggaggaggaggaggaggaggaggaggaggaggaaaaccaTGGTTCTGGGTTGTGTGGTTGATGACAAGAGCCTCTCTATAGCTCTTGCTGTGAATTTGAGGGTGACAAAACAATGTCAGTTCCAGAGGTTCCATGCATGCTCTGTGTGCATTCATACGCATCCACATAAATGAGGCAGGAGCCCTGTTTTCAGGAgtgtgaggttttttgttttgttttttttttttttttgtcctaataCTGTATTCATTTCAAAGGCATACATTTGTAACTAGGCTCCAGTAAGATATAGTTGGGTTTCCCATTGGCTAGATGATTAAGTATTCCCTGGATGTGAGACAAGGTCTGGTTTTCAGAAGAAATCTGTCTTCAAGGTGACAGTACAGGGCAGAGGGAACAGAAACAGAGCTAGCAAGCACAGTCAGTGAGTGACACTCTAACTCTGGCTTTCAGGTCCTTCCTAGGAATGCTTGCCTGGACAGACAGTTACAATTTCTCTGGCCTATAGATACCAGATCAGTCAATCAcgattgctttaaaaaaattactttgagtcaacatcatcatcatcatcatcatcaatcaccatcatcaccttcatcatcatcaccatcatcatcagaaTAGAaaggccgagagagagagagagcgcgcgcgcgcgcgcgcgcgcgcgagagagagagagagagagagagagagagagagagagagagggagagagagagagagagagagagagcgcgagagagagagagagagagagagagagagagagagagagagagagagagagagagagagagagagtcactttGGAGCCATAGCACTTACTTAATTGGATGACACTCTGAACTGTGAACAGTCCGTTTTTTTACAATGGGGCTACAAATCGAGGTCCAAAGCCCCAAAGAACTTGTGTCGACCTTAAGTAATGGTGTTTCTTGAATATGAACAGCATCTCCCTTGCAAGTGATCTGAAAAGTGAGTTAACAGTGGAGGAGAAATTGtaaaaaactgagaaatcagctcttttttttttttttttttttttttttttttttttttttaatggtaccTTCCCCCTTTTGTCTTCGGTCCACCAAAGTTTCAAAAGACCTGCCTGCAAATTGCATTTCTGAAAGGCTTTTGTCGCCAAAGTGTATGAAGTCACTCTGTTACAGGAGCTGGAAATTTTACACTAGCCCAGGATCTCTGTGCCGGCAGCTGGGATGCATCTGTAACGGTGTTAGCTGGCCTGAAAGCAGAAAATTAGCGACCCTGAAGCCTGGCTGGCTGTTTAGTCTGTAGAATGGATAGGGCGGAGCAGAAAACTCCAGAGAAAGGAGACTCCACTCCATGCTGAAAAGGGAGTTTAACTGTGAGAAACTGAACTTCTGCCGTAGCCCAGCCACAGGCGTGGGAATCTCTCTGTGCTGGTATTAACCTAGGTCTGGCACAGAGGGAGAGGGTCAGtgtgtgaggaaggaaggaaaagagcaaGCTAGGAGGGGAGGGATGCTGGAGGGTCACCTGGTCCACCTGAGGACATTTCCTTTTtacaacagcagaaaaaaaaaaaaaaaaatgacctctgACGGAGCCAGGCCTGAGAAGGAAGCTTCGGCGAACGTCAAACCCATGAAATAACCAACTCATCCGAGCCCCTTGAGTCAAACAGATTTTGCAACAGGACACTCTAGGTTCACTTCATAAATGAAAAtgccactttaatttttttaagctaTTACCAGGGTACAAACTGACAAAATCTCTTCAGGTAAAGTTCAAGAAACTGGGAAACAAGCTCCCCCTCAGCCCCTAAGAGTAAAGAGGCGATTCTTCCAGACACTGGGTCCCCTTTTGGCGTCAGATGGAAATACCGGAGTTTAATGCCTTATTACGTTGCTGCTGCTGATTGTGTTAAAATGCGATCGATTTCAAGAagccacccccaacccccaaatgaTCCCTAGGTTTAGAATATCCAGAAGGCCACTGAGCAGGTTGGGCTGTAGTAAAATCATTAGTGTCAAAGGCCCAGTAAACACCAAATTGTCTCTAGAAGCAAGGCAGAGGTTTGCCCAGACAACCCCTGTGGGGTTGTGGTGGGATATGCTAATAATGCCCAGCTACAGGGACCAGCCTCCCTTCCATCCCCCAAGAATATATAAAGAGCCCCAACCTCAGCCACCGACCGACCGACCCTGGCCAACAGGCGTCTGTCCTTGTTAATTACAGAGACACGATCCCAAACCCTGAGCTCCGCCTGGGATTTGCTGGCCTGCAGCAGCCAAGGCGTCCGGTTTCTCCCATCTCTGCTGAATCTaggtatccaccttgcctctctGAAGAATGGACATGATGGACGCCTGCCAGTTCTCACCTTCTGAGTACTTCTACGAAAGCTCCTGTATCCCTTCCCCTGAGGGGGAGTTTGGGGACCAGTTTGAGCCAAGAGTGGCTGCCTTCGGAGCGCACCAAGCTGAGCTGCAGGGCTCAGATGATGATGAGCACGTGCGGGCGCCTACTGGCCACCACCAGGCTGGCCACTGCCTCGTATGGGCCTGCAAAGCCTGCAAGAGGAAGTCCACCACCATGGATCGGCGCAAAGCTGCCACCATGCGCGAGCGCAGACGCCTGAAGAAGGTCAACCAAGCCTTCGAAACGCTCAAGAGGTGCACCACGACCAACCCCAACCAGAGACTCCCCAAAGTGGAGATCCTCAGGAACGCCATCCGCTACATCGAGAGCTTGCAGGAGCTGCTGAGGGAGCAGGTGGAGAACTATTACAGCTTGCCCGGACAGAGCTGCTCCGaacccaccagccccacctccaACTGCTCTGATGGAATGGTAAGCCACAACTCCGAGACCGGCTCTCTCTCTTACCTTGGTCTATGGGAAAAGTCCTCGTATCTCCTCTAAACCAGGTACAGAGGGACCGTTGCTTTAAGAGATGTGTTCACAGAACGATGCAAAGAAAAAACTATTGTACAAGATTTTACTTTAATTTCCTAGCGGAgtctatatatatgtacatggtaGTAAAAGACTGTCATGTATCCCGGGTTAATTTAAATGATTGTTTTCTCTGCTATTTCCAAAATACATCACTGTGGACCCTGACATACAGCTATCCCCAAGTTTAGAACTCAGTGAAGAATTAGACTCCCCAGCCTGGTCCTAATCCCCGCTCTGAGGTCAAGCTGGAAGAAAATGTTGGTTCGTTTTTTTCCCGAGGGTTATCTGCTCCAGTGTGGCCAGATTTTAACGTGTTTTTGCCCTGGGAAAGTGTTCTCTCCCAGGATTAGTACGGCTTCCTTGTACTGCAATCCATTTTGCATGGTTAACCCAGTGCACATGACTGCGAGATTCCATGGTCTTCcctctgcttttctcttcttccagtaCAGAGACTGACCTTGGTGCCCTGGCGATGTGGAGACAGCAGCCCCTTCCTAAATCAGTGCTGTGGAGGCAACTAAGAGCTGTCAGTTGATGGAGCTAGGGGCCGGTACTATCGCACCCTAGTTCTATGCGTCTTTTGCCAAAggcttaaaaatacatttctttgtgttttgtgctACAGCCTGAATGCAGCAGTCCGGTCTGGTCCCGAAAGAACAGCAGCTTTGACAATGTCTACTGTCCCGACGTATCAAATGGTAAGAACAGATAACTTCCGAGACATTGAAAGATCTGTTCAGTCTCACAATTCAGTCTGTCATGGCAGATAGAGTCTGTCCTTCCAAGCCGTACTGGGAAAAGGAATGAAAGGCTCTCACGGGGAGGCTTTGGCAGAGTAAACATACGTTTTCTGCCCCAGATTATCctaacaggcagacagacagacacactacatgcatgcacacacacgcatgcacgcactcacacatgaacacactcacTTTTGCTTGAAATATTACCGGGGGGGGGGtcttccctccacacacacccccctCAGGAATTGCTAGATATTTGCTGCAAATTTTTACATCAGGCTCTCTGTGATCACCTGACCTATGCTGTCAAAGGTGCTGACCTACAGTTTAAAGGGCAGCGTAAGCAAGCCGGTCTGTGTggggatcatttttttttttttttaaccattttttcTCCTTGTACTGTTAGCATGTGCTGCAGATAAAAGCTCCTTATCCAGCTTGGATTGTTTGTCCAGCATTGTGGATCGGATCACGTCTGCGGAGAGAACCGAGTTGTCTCTCCAGGACAcagcttctctctctccagcAGCCAGCACAAATTCACAGCCTGCAACCCCAGGACCCTCCAGTTCCAGACTTATCTATCATGTATTATGAACTATCACACCGGAGGAATGATGCCCCACATGTCCGATTACGGATAACATGTGCTTTTCAGTTGTAAATATTATCTTGCCACTTTATAAGAAAATGTATTTAACTGAAAGTCATATTTGCAATGATGacttttcctcttcctgtttttctctttgtctccATTTTTAGCTTCCTTTTGTTTTAGATTCATGgttccaaaaatatttttctgatgGGGATGATTAATTGACAGTTGCTTATAGCAATTCTTaacttatacatatataatgtaaatattgcTCATCAAAATAACTTTGGTATTTAGATCTCTATTTTTGTCTTCAAAAACATTTTGATAGCTTGGAATCCATTACAGGgaattcaaaatatatttaactttCACTCTTCTCTCTAATCTCTTGTTCATATTGTatcaaatgaaaatataacaatGCTGCCTAAAAGTATATATTTCCATCTTTTCTTGTAAAGAATACTTCTTTTCAATGTAAGCAATAAGTAGTACATTGTggataatttcaaaatataaaaattttgtgAATTCCactataaataaaattgtttactgaaacaaatattttgtttcttggcTTTTAAAAAGAACATCTTTAATAGAATTAACAAATCATGAACGTGAAGCCTTTCAGTTCAGGTTAGAGATAATCTCACAGTTGACCTTATAGATAAATGTGAATATAATTTACGAATTTCTTTTAGATCATGTTATGTCACCTATGaaaatatcatatttttattttaaacatatttcaaGAATGTCTGCTAAATAAAGACCCCTGTCTTTGCTGCTACTCCATACAATGTCTAATTGTATATGGGAAAggataataatttttttcaagataaTATCATTTGTTCAAGCAAAACGACTGAACAGTATTATGTCATTTTTCTATCTACAGTACTTGGCCAATCATGAGCTAGGCTTTCTTAACTTTTTCTATATGCCTGAAAATACCTTGATAAACATACTCTTGTtaccaataaaatatttaaaggaagtGAATAATTGTTTCATATTATTAGAAAGCCAGCATAAGGAATCTTCACAACTATGTAACAAAGTGAAATACGTGGTGTTCTCCctcatttttatagtattttagaAGTTTCATTAACCACATTATAAATGCGCACGCATATGTGTCTGTGAAATGGACAGGTATCTTTTATTACTCCCTTAAAGCTCTTCTGGAAGAAATTGAGATGAAAAGTGGATGATTAAATGGAAAATCAAATTCAGACAGTCATTGGAACACTTTTTTTTATAAGTATTCTACTGAGAGGGGTAAAAAAGTTATTTCCTGAAGCATAGGAAATAACTGTTAATAGAGGCCACATATGGACAATACCTTCATCCTCtgacttgtttgttttatattattttttgaggcagatttTGCTGTATAGTGcctgctggtctcaaactcacaggctAGTTCTGAGCTTGCTGTGATCTctctgcctgtgctgggattacagtgtgtgcCACCCAACCCAATCTCTGATTTGACTATTAGTGTGAACTTGATTAACGTTTAAGACTGCATTTCTAACCAATGCGTGTAGATGCTACAGCAGGTTAGCAAGTGTTCCTGTTCTCCAGAAGGCTTTGCCATGTCTCTGATTGGTTTTCTGTGCGTGTGTCCCATCATGAGGCTCAAAGGAATATAAAAGGGGCAGAAGGCCTGAGCTGCAAACAGATTGTGGCCACTGCCACTATATTAGTTAGCATGATGATACCATAGTATGGAAAAGTCTTTCTTTTCCCTGACTTGGGATCATAAGGATTCTAGTTGAAGAAGCTCTAAGAAGCAAGGTAAAGAGTCCTATGTGATTTAACATAAATTTGACTTATTAACTTGTATTAGGCATATTTTCCTCACGTGCTATTTCTACAGAGAATGTGGAGGTTCATTGTTCTTAGCAAAATAAGGAAGAACAGACTTACTCAAGTGCTGGTTTTATAAGGCCAGGCTTTAAACGTAATCATATCTGTTCCATTAAATTTGttgctgagaaagaaagaaataatctctccagggaagagcagacCAATTAGTTATCCAGTACCAATGGTCATCTTCACaagcatatacatacaagtaacatatggACTATGGACTGAGAAGGTTGCagttatgtatttaggaatatatatatatttaaagaggccatgtatttgaaaaagaacaagaaggagaGTATATAGAAGGgtgtggaagaaggaaagggaaggagaaaaatgatagaatttattataatcacaaaaaataaatattaatattatttaaatatttaataattaaaatataaaatattttaaaagacaaggaAGGTAAAGTTTTGTAATTCCCTacaagattaaaataaaatgctgtagaaaatgtaataaaatttctcATTCAAAAGTAGTAACACTAACTCTGCCTACGAAATCTGTTTTCGTTACTGTGCAAGTGCATTTAATATGTTCAATGTATTAGAAagtattactttaaaatatataatttctttaataTAAGGATTACTTTATAAAGTACTCAAAGTATTTAGAATTTTTCCTGggatgtagatgtaattcagaaGATAATTAGGGACAAAACTCTCAATGCCAGGTTGTTCAGTGAATCCTGTTTCTAATATTATTGCATGGAAGGCTGGGGTCTGTTTAGCCAATAAC
This window harbors:
- the Myf5 gene encoding myogenic factor 5 codes for the protein MDMMDACQFSPSEYFYESSCIPSPEGEFGDQFEPRVAAFGAHQAELQGSDDDEHVRAPTGHHQAGHCLVWACKACKRKSTTMDRRKAATMRERRRLKKVNQAFETLKRCTTTNPNQRLPKVEILRNAIRYIESLQELLREQVENYYSLPGQSCSEPTSPTSNCSDGMPECSSPVWSRKNSSFDNVYCPDVSNACAADKSSLSSLDCLSSIVDRITSAERTELSLQDTASLSPAASTNSQPATPGPSSSRLIYHVL